In one Candidatus Eisenbacteria bacterium genomic region, the following are encoded:
- a CDS encoding RidA family protein, with translation MNFTIVNPEGLGAPKGWNHGLLAPRDGRLLFVAGQAGWDAGEAGSGASGAAPGFVEQFAHALDKILAVVRAAGGGPEDVARMTIFVTDLSAYLAGRALLGEVWRARFGKHYPAMALLEVCRLVDHGALVEIEATAVIAGEGAGKGGREGAS, from the coding sequence ATGAACTTCACGATCGTGAATCCGGAGGGTCTCGGCGCGCCGAAGGGGTGGAACCACGGCCTCCTCGCGCCGCGCGATGGCCGCCTCCTCTTCGTGGCGGGGCAGGCGGGCTGGGACGCGGGCGAGGCGGGGTCCGGCGCCTCGGGCGCCGCGCCCGGATTCGTGGAGCAGTTCGCCCACGCGCTCGACAAGATCCTCGCCGTGGTGCGCGCGGCGGGAGGCGGACCCGAGGACGTCGCGCGCATGACGATCTTCGTCACGGACCTGAGCGCGTATCTCGCGGGTCGCGCGCTCCTGGGCGAGGTCTGGCGCGCTCGGTTCGGCAAGCACTATCCGGCCATGGCGCTCCTCGAGGTGTGCCGGCTCGTGGACCATGGCGCGCTCGTGGAGATCGAGGCCACCGCGGTGATCGCGGGCGAGGGCGCGGGCAAGGGCGGACGCGAGGGCGCCTCCTGA